ACCCCGACTTTCTATACCTGCTACCACATCAATCTTCAATCCGTTAAGCTGGTTCGCCAATGAAGCGGTAATCTCTGCACATAAGCGTGAGTCTTTTAATATAGGAGTAATGTCTTTAAATACGATTCCTGGTTTGGGAAAATCCGCCACATCGCGTATGGCTTGTTTTATTTTAGATGCTATCATCATTTAAAAGAAAGATAAGGTTTCAGCTGCACAATTAATTCCGGGGTCAAAATGGCCACCTTTTTTAAGTCCTCAATATCAGTATAATTTCCATGCTGTTTTCTGTATTGTATCAATGCATTTACTTGTTTGTAGCGGATGTAAGGATGATTTTTAAAATCTTCCACAACAGCGCTATTGATATTGATCCTTCTAAGCAATGATACATCTATATCAACCTGATTTTTGATTTCGTCAAACTTCACCGAATCCAGTCCAAAAACTTCCATTAACTGTTCCTTTTTGTAAAATCCTCCAAGCCTATCTCTATATTTTATAATTCTTCGTGCAAAAACCGGCCCTACACCCTTTATTTTATCAAGTAACAGCGTATCGGCACCATTCACTTCGATGATTTCAGGATCAGATTTTTTAGCCAAATAAGCCTTGTTAGTGCTACCAAAACTTCCGTAATTAGTCTTTGCAGTCACAGTCTCCATCCTAATATAAGGAAGGAGCTCCGCATACTTGCTTCTACTTATGGAATACATTTTTTTTAAATCGTCTGGATTGCGAAATTTGCCCCCTTTATCTCTGTAATTTAGAATTACCCGGGCCTGTTTCTCTGAAAGTCCAAGTTTCTGCCAGCCATCCAATCCAATAGTATTAGGGTCAAAAAAATCCAAATCTCCAGTTTTTTGACCGTCTGCTTTTTTAGCATGAGGATATGGCTCAGAATTCTCGAGTTCAAGTTCCTGAATAGCCAAATTTTCGGCTGCCACATTGTGCTGGTATGGAAAAAGAAGGTTAGAAATTTCGGGTGCTGCCATTACAACAATTAAAATAACCGCTAATGACATCAA
The Pedobacter sp. MC2016-14 DNA segment above includes these coding regions:
- a CDS encoding ComEA family DNA-binding protein, encoding MVKEWLYKYFDLSKREFNGLMSLAVILIVVMAAPEISNLLFPYQHNVAAENLAIQELELENSEPYPHAKKADGQKTGDLDFFDPNTIGLDGWQKLGLSEKQARVILNYRDKGGKFRNPDDLKKMYSISRSKYAELLPYIRMETVTAKTNYGSFGSTNKAYLAKKSDPEIIEVNGADTLLLDKIKGVGPVFARRIIKYRDRLGGFYKKEQLMEVFGLDSVKFDEIKNQVDIDVSLLRRININSAVVEDFKNHPYIRYKQVNALIQYRKQHGNYTDIEDLKKVAILTPELIVQLKPYLSFK